The genomic region GCGAGCAGTGCCCGCTTCGGCTCGGCCCCGGGATCGATCCAGAAGCACCGCATGGCCGCACCCCACAGGATCCGCAGCGCCGCGTCCGGATACCCGCCGGCGGCGACGGAGGCGGTGAGCGCGGTCAATTCGCCGACACGCGAAGGACTTTCGCGAAGCCCGTCCTCGAAACCGCTGGGCAACCAGTTCGCGGTGGCCTCCTGGGCAGGCGTCAGCGGGAGGGTGCGGGCCGTGTCGACCAGCCGCTCGGCGGTATCGCGCCGCCCGGAGTCGACGGCCAGTTCGGCCGCGCGCAGCAGCCGATCCGCGCGCCGGGCCGGATCGGCGCTGAGGGCCGCGGCCCGCTCCAGCACCGCGACCGCGCCGCCCCGGTACCGGGATCGTTCGGCGGCGGCCTCGAGTGCGCCGGCCACCGCCTCGTCGGCGCCGTCGGTCCCCGCCGCCCGATGCCACACCCGGCGGTCCGGGAACTCCGCGAGCAGATCGGCGAGGATCAGATGCACCCGCCGCCGTTCGTCGTCGGCCGCCGCCGACGCGAGCGCCGACCGGATCAGCGGATGCCGGAAAGTCACTGTGCCGGAATCGATATCGATCAACCGGGCCGTCACCGCGGGCGCGAGGATCTCCGCACCCACCGCGGAATCCAGCAGAATTCCGGTGGCGGTGAGTATTTCGATGATCGAGTCGCTGTCGTTCAGCGCCGCGACCAGCAACGCCGATCGGGTATCCGCGGGCAGTGCGGCGCCACGGGTGCAGAAGGCTCGTTCGAGCCGTTCGGTCAACGGCAGCGCCGAGGTGGGATCGGTGAGATCCGCTGCGGCCGTGGGCAGTTCGGTCAACGCCAGCGGATTGCCGTGGGCCTGTTCGCGCACCCGCCGCCGGAGCGGATCCGGCAGATCCCGCGCGATGCTGTCGAGCAGCGCGTCCGCGTCGTCCTCGGACAGCGGGCCGAGCCGCATGAGGGTCAGCCCGGCGTCGCGCAGCGGCGAATCCGTCCCGTCGCGCACGGTGGCCAGGACGGCGACGGGTTCGGAGTCGATCCGCCGCGCGACGAAGGCGAGCACCTCGGCGCTGGCCGGATCGAGCCGGTGCGCGTCCTCGGCGACGACCAGCAGCGGCCGCTCGGCCGCGGTATCGGACAGCACGGTCAGGGCGGCGAGCGCCACCAGATGCAGGCTCGGCTCGCCCTCGGCGTCCGACATCCCCACGGCCGCCGACAGCGCGTCGAGTTGCCGCGCCGGCAGGGCCTCGAAACCCCGGCGCAGCGGATACAGCAGCCGCTGCAGCCCCGCGTAGGCGAGCCCGTATTCGGCCTCCGCCCCCGCCGTCCGCAACACCCGCACCCCCGCGATGGCCGCGGCGGCGACCGCCTCGTCGACCAGCGCCGACTTCCCGATCCCCGGTTCCCCGTCGATCAGGATGCCGCTGCGGTCGCCGGGACCGTCCACGAGCGCGACCAGATCCTTCAGCTCGGTATCGCGTCCGAACATCCGCATGGGCGGCGCTCTCCTCCCGGCCCCGCGACGGTCGACGGGACCGATCGCGACATTACCCACACCGGATTACGTCACGGCAGCGTCAACCGACAGATTCGGCGCACCCCGTCCGGGAGAGAGAGTCATTCCATGGCTACCGTTCGTTTCCACCTGATGTCCACCCTGACTCCCGCCGAGGTCGTGGCGGTACTGACCGACTTCGGCCCGGCCCGCCCCGAGGTGTGGCCGAGTATCGACGCGCAACATTTCGTCGTCCACGACCGCGGCGACAACTGGGCCGAGGTCACCGAGGGCACCGCCGCCGCCTGGGAGCGGGCCCGCTACCGCTGGGACCCGGCCGGCGACACCGTGACGATCACCACCCTGGACTCCAAACTGTTCGGCGCCGGCGGCGGCTGGACCTTCCACGCCACCCCCGAGGGCACCGGCTCCCGGGTCGACGTCGAATTGGTCCGCACCCCGGCGGCGTTCAAGGGCAAACTGCTGGCGGCGCTGCTGCCGCTGGTCGGACCGTCCTCGCTGCGCAAATCCTTCGCCGTCCCGCTACAGGCCGCCTGATGTCCGCCCTCGCCCCCGGCACCCACACCATCGACTCCGACGGCGTCGTCCAGCGGTACCACGTGTACGGCAGCGGTCCGGTCTGCCTGGCCCACCCCGGCGGTCCCGGCATCCACTGGGAGTACCTGCGCTCGCCGGAGCTGGAGGAACACCTGACCATGGTGTACGTCGAGGCGCTCGGCACCGGCGGATCCGGCCGCCTGCCCAGTCACCCGCACGGCTACACCCGTGAACGCCTCAGCCGGGCGCTGCAGGCGCTGACCGAACACCTGGATGTCCCCGAATTCCACCTGCTCGGCCACTCGCACGGCGCTTTCGTCGCCGCCTACCACGCGCTGCACCGGCCCGCCGGCCTGGCGGGCGTCGTCCTCTACGAGGGCGCGCCGGTCACCGGCCCGGAACACGGCGCCGAGGCCGGACGGAGTTTCCAGGAATTCGTCACCACCCACGCGGGTCGCCCGGAACTGGCCGGGGTACTCGCCGCGCTCGACGCCATGCCGAGCATCGCCGACGACGAACAGACCCTCGCGGTCGCCCGCGGCATCCTCCCTTCCTATTTCGCCGACTACTGGGGTGACGAACCGCGCTGGGCCACCTTCCGGGACGGCCTGCGGGCGACCTTCATCTCCGGCCTGGCCGCCGACCTCACCCCGGATCTCATCGACGACCGCGACGACCTCCCGAATTCGACCGTGCCGACCCTGGTGATCGTGGGCCGTCACGACGTCATCTGCGGCCCGCGCTGGGGCTGGGAACTGCACGAGCTGATCCCCGACGCCCGGTTGGTCATCCTGGAGAACAGCGGGCACATGGGACATCTGGAGGAACCGCGGCGCTTCGCCGACGCGGTCCGGGGATTCGTGACCGCGTCGAAGCGGTGAGCGGTCCGCCGGGGACGCGCTGATCGGCCCGCCGATCCGGGCCGGTCACGGAGCGTTCGGCGGCATCGGTCGGGCCGCTGGGCGATATGCCGGAAGTTCCTGGCATACTTCGGTATTCGGCGACATGCGAGATCGGCCTCGCGCCGGTCGTGATCACGGTCCGGGGCGTCGCCGACCGCGAGGCGCTCGACGCCCAGGACGCCGTGGAGGTACCGATGATCGCTCGGCTGCTGTCGAGCGCTGCCGCCGCCGTATTCGGCCTGGCCTGGCTCGCGGGTCCGGCGCGCGCAGATACCGACGACGCCCTGTGCGGCGCAGAAGGTTTCGCCTGCCATCAGGTGGCGGTGAGCGCTTCCCCGCTGCCCGCTCCGACCGGCCCGCACCCGGTCGGCCGGGTCGACGTGCAACTCGGTGACGAGGAGCAGGCGGTCATGGTCTCGGCGTGGTATCCGGCGGCGGAGGCCGGTATGCCCACCTCCTACATCCCCGCGAGCGGCCCCGATGCCGACATCCGGATCGCGGGCCAGGCGGCGACCTGGCTGCATTCCCCGGTCTCGGCCGCCGCGGCGATCGGCGCCACGGCCCCCGCCGCCGAAAACCCGCCCGCGGACACCACTCTCGGCCGATTGCCGGTGCTGCTGATGTCGCCTGGCCTCGGCACACCGCGCTGGATCCTGTCCGGCCTGGCCGCCGATCTGGCCTCACGCGGCTGGGCGGTGGTCGTGGCCGACCACACCGGGGAATCGCCCGCGGTCGAATTCCCCAGCGGCCGAGTCGTTCTCGGCGACCCACCGGTCATGACCGACGCGTACATGCGGGACCGGCTCGCCGCCCGGGTCGCCGATGCGCGCACGGTCCTGGACCGGCTCGACGAACTGCCCGTGATCGGCGATCTGATCGATCCCGGCCGAATCGCCATGCTGGGCCACAGTTACGGCGGCTACACGGCGGTCTCGATGGCCGCCGCGGACCGCAGGATCCGCGCGGCCGTGGTGCTGGACGGATCCGCCGGCTGGCACGACGGCTCCTCGGTCGAGCGCGACGGCCTGGACCGCCCCGTGATGCTGGTCGGCTACGGCGCCATGGTCGACGCCTCGTGGATCTCGTTCGGCCACCACACCCCCGGCCCGTTCACCGTGGCGATGGTGCGCGGCGGCGAGCACTACACCCCCACCGACCTACCCCATCTCGGCGGCCCGCGCGAACTGTGCGGCACTCTCGCGCCGGACCGCGCCGCCGCGGTGACCCGCGGCCTGGTCGCCGATTTCCTCGCCCACGCGGTCCTCGGCCGCCCGGCCACGGGAGCGGTCTGGCCCGAGGTCGAATGGTCGGCACCGATGGCCTGACCCGTCGGGAAACCCGTGCTCAGCACCGAATTCCGCTGAGATACCGCCCATTTCGCAGCGCGGCGAATGTCCAGGGGGCTGGCGCTCGCACAGCCGGATATCGGGGCCCGCGCCGTTTGAGCGGTGAAGAAGCGGCTATTGACCCCTTGACCGAGCGAAAGGGTGATCGGTAATGAGCATCATCGGGACGAGGCGCGGATATTGGCGCCGTGGCGCGCGAGGCAGAGGCTACGGCCGCGAACGGGAATACCGTTCCAACCGGCGGTGGGGCGGCGAACGCTCCTGGGGCGCCCGGCGCCGCGGATCCACCGGCGGCGTCGAAATGCTCGCTCGCGCAGGGCTGGTCGCGCGTGGTGTGGTCTACGTGGTGGTCGGCATCATCGCCGTGATGATGGCGCTGGGCATCGGCCGGCACGCCCCCGACCGCCGCGGCGCCCTCGAAGCCATCGCCGCCCAGCCGCTGGGCTACGTGCTGCTGTGGCTGCTCGTGATCGCCTTCGCGGGCCTGGCGATCTGGCGACTGGTCCAGGCCGCCACCCCCGGCGTGCACGTGAGCGCGGGCCAGCGCCTGTTCCGCCTGGGTGTCGGAATCGCTTACGCCATCGTATTTTTCAGCACACTCTGGTTCGTCCGCGACGGCCGCACACCCCCTTCCAGTGACACCACCCCCCGCGACGTGAGCGCCGAGGTCCTGAGCTGGAACGGCGGCTACGTCCTGTTGGTCGTGGCGGGTATCGTGATCGCCGCCGCCGGCGTGGTGTCGGCCCTGCGCGGTTTCCGCGCCGAATTCGTCGACGACCTCCGCATGGGCTGGATGCCGGCCGCCACCCAGGACGCGGTCGTCGCCCTCGGCCGATTCGGTTACGTCGCAAGGGGAGCGATCGTAGCGGGCATCGGCATCGCCCTGATCGACGCCGCGGTCACCTACGACCCCGACGCCGCGAAGGGCCTGGACGGGGTCCTGGCCGAATTCGCCCACACCTGGCTGGGCCCGTGGCTCCTGCTCGCCGTGGCCCTCGGCCTGATCGCCTTCGGCATCCTGTCCTTCTTCGAGGCCAAGTGGCGCCGCACCTACGGCGGCCTCCCGGTCTAGGACTCCCTACTCGCGAAACGGATTGCGGCCGAACGGTATCGATACCGTTCGGCCGCAATCCGTCTGTCCCACCCCACGCTACGACAGCGACGTGAATTCACCCACGATCCCGGCCCCGCACGCGATCACACAGACCACCGTGACGATCACCGCCGCCGGCCACGAGAGTCGCCGCCGGGTCACCGAAATCGTCACGGCCACTACGCCGATGACGAGCGCCAGCCCCGCCGCCGCCAGCCCCAGCCCCAGCAGGGTCACCGCCCGATCGGGATGACAACTCTCGGGTGGGCAATAGTCGGCGAACGCCAACAGGAACAGCCCGGCGAGGGCCACCACCGAGCAACCCAGGAACGACACGACGAGCAGACTCACCGAGACCGCGACATCCCACCCGATCACCGGCGGTTCGGCGCGGCCGGGAGGCGGCCCCGGGTACCGATACGACATGACATCAGGTTAGCCAGCATCGACTTCACCCTGTCTCGAATCACAGCTGCCGGATCACCGTTCTCGACGCGCACCAGACGCCGGCGACGACCCCGTCATGCCGCTGCTCGCCGAACTCGCGAGGTGCTACCGCTGCGCGCCCGGCGAGGAGGCGCGCAGCAGGGCGGTGGTGTCGAAGGTGCCCTCGACGATTGCGCGGGCCAGTACGGCGAGGCGGGTGTTGGTGTTGCGGGCGTATGCGCGCAGCATCGTGAAGGCCTGTCCCATGTCGAGGCCGCCGCGTTCGGCGAGTACCCCTTTGGCCTGTTCGATGATGATGCGGCTGTTGAGCGCGGTCTGCAGTTGCTCGCTGACGATCTCCTGACGCGCGATCACACGCTGATGCAGGATCCCGATCGTGGCCACATCCGCCAGCGCCTGCCCGACGGACACATCCGCCGGCGACAGGGCACCCGGCTGTCCGCAGAACAGGTTCAGCGCGCCGATCCGCTGTTCGCGCAGCCGCAGCGGCACCGCGTACACCGCACGGAACCCCTCGCGGAGCATCCGGTCGCCGAACACCGGCCATCGTGCAGCCTGCTCGGTCAGATCGTCGACGACGATCCGGGCACCGGTGCGGTACGCGTCCAGACACGGCCCGGCATCGGCCTGTAGCTGGAACAGTTCCATCAGTCGGGTCTGTTCGCTGGTGGCGGCCAGCACGCGCAGGCTGGTGTTGTCGCTCAGCAGTAGCCCGGCCGCGCTCGCGTGCAGCAACTCCACGCAGTCGTCGACCAACTGCTG from Nocardia sp. BMG111209 harbors:
- a CDS encoding AAA family ATPase, yielding MRMFGRDTELKDLVALVDGPGDRSGILIDGEPGIGKSALVDEAVAAAAIAGVRVLRTAGAEAEYGLAYAGLQRLLYPLRRGFEALPARQLDALSAAVGMSDAEGEPSLHLVALAALTVLSDTAAERPLLVVAEDAHRLDPASAEVLAFVARRIDSEPVAVLATVRDGTDSPLRDAGLTLMRLGPLSEDDADALLDSIARDLPDPLRRRVREQAHGNPLALTELPTAAADLTDPTSALPLTERLERAFCTRGAALPADTRSALLVAALNDSDSIIEILTATGILLDSAVGAEILAPAVTARLIDIDSGTVTFRHPLIRSALASAAADDERRRVHLILADLLAEFPDRRVWHRAAGTDGADEAVAGALEAAAERSRYRGGAVAVLERAAALSADPARRADRLLRAAELAVDSGRRDTAERLVDTARTLPLTPAQEATANWLPSGFEDGLRESPSRVGELTALTASVAAGGYPDAALRILWGAAMRCFWIDPGAEPKRALLAVSDSFGLPADDPRKIAVDALVAPFDRGAQILGHLRTLAATTGRDPEVDRFLGSAAFQVGAFDLAAQFTAAAAPGFRSSGRLGLLARALSINAWSLTRLGDLAAATPVLAEAATFCRETAQPFMYGSAVAAQAEIAALRGDYERAAVLAADAERIGLSAGARPVLATAQLARGLIALGEGRFDDAFADLARIHDPRDPAHSPVLRAYFLTELAEAAVRAGQTDALAALVRDLEPVAAITPSPALQIGMRYARAVLAKDSAEELFTAALGADLTGWPAERGRLHLAYGEWLRRQRRVVESRTQLRTARELFDALGFVAWSERARLELRSAGESSPNRDPDARERLTPHELSIAQLAAQGLTNREIGQRLYLSHRTVSTHLHRIFPKLGISSRGDLAALLPAGKDSAA
- a CDS encoding alpha/beta fold hydrolase, with translation MSALAPGTHTIDSDGVVQRYHVYGSGPVCLAHPGGPGIHWEYLRSPELEEHLTMVYVEALGTGGSGRLPSHPHGYTRERLSRALQALTEHLDVPEFHLLGHSHGAFVAAYHALHRPAGLAGVVLYEGAPVTGPEHGAEAGRSFQEFVTTHAGRPELAGVLAALDAMPSIADDEQTLAVARGILPSYFADYWGDEPRWATFRDGLRATFISGLAADLTPDLIDDRDDLPNSTVPTLVIVGRHDVICGPRWGWELHELIPDARLVILENSGHMGHLEEPRRFADAVRGFVTASKR
- a CDS encoding alpha/beta fold hydrolase; translation: MPEVPGILRYSATCEIGLAPVVITVRGVADREALDAQDAVEVPMIARLLSSAAAAVFGLAWLAGPARADTDDALCGAEGFACHQVAVSASPLPAPTGPHPVGRVDVQLGDEEQAVMVSAWYPAAEAGMPTSYIPASGPDADIRIAGQAATWLHSPVSAAAAIGATAPAAENPPADTTLGRLPVLLMSPGLGTPRWILSGLAADLASRGWAVVVADHTGESPAVEFPSGRVVLGDPPVMTDAYMRDRLAARVADARTVLDRLDELPVIGDLIDPGRIAMLGHSYGGYTAVSMAAADRRIRAAVVLDGSAGWHDGSSVERDGLDRPVMLVGYGAMVDASWISFGHHTPGPFTVAMVRGGEHYTPTDLPHLGGPRELCGTLAPDRAAAVTRGLVADFLAHAVLGRPATGAVWPEVEWSAPMA
- a CDS encoding DUF1206 domain-containing protein encodes the protein MSIIGTRRGYWRRGARGRGYGREREYRSNRRWGGERSWGARRRGSTGGVEMLARAGLVARGVVYVVVGIIAVMMALGIGRHAPDRRGALEAIAAQPLGYVLLWLLVIAFAGLAIWRLVQAATPGVHVSAGQRLFRLGVGIAYAIVFFSTLWFVRDGRTPPSSDTTPRDVSAEVLSWNGGYVLLVVAGIVIAAAGVVSALRGFRAEFVDDLRMGWMPAATQDAVVALGRFGYVARGAIVAGIGIALIDAAVTYDPDAAKGLDGVLAEFAHTWLGPWLLLAVALGLIAFGILSFFEAKWRRTYGGLPV
- a CDS encoding GAF and ANTAR domain-containing protein, which produces MDAREGPLTRAFVHLIDTLVADYDSIDLCQQLVDDCVELLHASAAGLLLSDNTSLRVLAATSEQTRLMELFQLQADAGPCLDAYRTGARIVVDDLTEQAARWPVFGDRMLREGFRAVYAVPLRLREQRIGALNLFCGQPGALSPADVSVGQALADVATIGILHQRVIARQEIVSEQLQTALNSRIIIEQAKGVLAERGGLDMGQAFTMLRAYARNTNTRLAVLARAIVEGTFDTTALLRASSPGAQR